The Haloferax sp. Atlit-12N region CCTCGTCGTCGAAGATGAGTTCCCGGACGTGGGCGTGTTCCCTCGCCTCCTCGACGAGCTGGTGGGCCTCGCTGACCGGCACCCGCGGGTCGTTCTCGCCGTGGAGGACGAAAAGCGGCGCGCGAATCTTCTCGACGTTGTTGATGGGCGAGATGGATTCGAGGAACTCGCGGTCGTCTTCGAGCGACCCGTACTCCGCCTCGCGGAGTTCGCGCCGCCAATCGCCCGTGTTTTCGAGGAACGTCACGAAGTTGGCGATGCCGACGATATCGACGCCGGCGGCCCAGAGGTCTGGGTACTCGGTCATCGCCGCGAGCACCATGAATCCGCCGTACGAGCCGCCCATGGCGACGATTTCGTCCGGGTCGACAGCCGGGTGGTCGTGGAGCCACTCGACGGCCGCCTCGATGTCGGCGACGGAGTCCATCCGGTTTTCCACGTCGTCGAGGTGGCCGTAGGCCTTCCCGTAGCCCGCGGAGCCGCGGACGTTCGGCTCGAAGTAGGCGTAGCCCCGCGAGAGGAAGTACTGCTTGACCGACGAGAACGACGGCCGGCGCTGGGACTCGGGTCCGCCGTGGATGTCCACGATGACGGGGGTCTCGCCCTCGGGCGACTCCTCGGGGAGCGTGAAGAACGCCGGGATGTCGCGGCCGTCGAACGTCGGGTACCGGACGAGTTCGGGCGGGACGAACGTATCGCGGGGGATGCCCGCCGTCGCCGCGAGCGTCCACCTTTCGGCGTCGCCCGTGGCCAACTCGACCACGTAGACGTTGGCGGTGTCGGCGCTAGCCGTGACGGTGACCGCGGCGCGCTCGCCGTCCGGGGAGAACGAGACGCCGCCGGCGACGCCGTTCGGCAGGTCAGGCTGGGGGAGCGCGTCGATGCGGTCGGGCGCGGTGAGTTCGCCGAAGGTGAGTTCGGTGTACCCCTCGACGTTCCGCGAGTAGACGAGTCGCCGCGAGTCGTGGTCGATGCTGATGCCCTCCAGTTCGTGGTCGCCGCCGGTCTCGACGGTCGTGAACTCCCCGGAGGCGAGTTCGTATCGGACGAGTTCGAGCGTGTCGCTCCCGCGGTCGGTCACCATGTAGACGTTCTCGCCGTCGGGACCCCACTCGGGACTCTGGAAGCGGACTGTCCCCTGATGCGGCGTGAGGTGGGTCAACTCGCCCGTGGCGAGGTCGAGGACCGACACGTCCTGGTCGAAGTTCGAGTACGCCTCCTGGACGATGAGCTTCGAGTCGTCGGGCGAGAAGCCGCCGACGGTGAGCCAGCCGTCGCCCTCGTGGACGAGTTCGGCGTCGGTGCCGCTCCCGTCTCGGGCCTGCACGTACACGTCGAAGACGGCGTTGTCGCGGCGGTTCGAGGTGAACGCGAACCGCTCGCCGTCGTGGCTCCAGCCGCCCCAGCGGTGCTTGGCGTCCGGGTGTTCGGTCAGGTTCTCGATGACGCCGGTGTCGGGTTCGAGTCGGAACAACTGCGCGCGCTCGTTGCCGCCTTTGTCCATGCCGAAGGCGAGTTCGGGGCGCTCGGGCGACCACGAGGCGAAGGTGACGCGCTCCTCGTAGAACGTCCGCTGTTCGGGCCACGCGCCGGGCGAATCGACCGTCCAGACCTGCGGGACGCCCGTCGTGTCCATGAGGAACGACAGGCGCTCGCCGTCGGCCGAGAAGGACGCGCCGTAGGCGCTCCTGATGTTCAGGTAGCGCTCGATGTCGTACGTTCGCATACCTCGAATTGCCCCGGCGACGAGAAATCGGTTTGGGTGTCAGAAGTCCGAAAGTCGGGTGTCCTCGCGGTCGGTCCAGCCGCGCATCTTCGCGTAGGCCTCGGGATTCGTCGGCACGCCCTCGGTGTTGAGCAGGCGCTCGGGGTACAGTTCGAAGGCGATGCCGATGAGTTGGTACTCCAGTTCTTCGAGGTACGGCCGCGTGTCGGGGTACGGCCCCTCGGTGCCGACCGCCCACGGTTCGACCCAGAAGTACACCGGTTCGCGGAGCCGCGGCGGGTCGGTTGAAGCGAACAGCGCGTCCAGCCAGCGGTCGTACTTCCCCGGCCCGTCGTCGCGGAAGGCGGCCGACGAGAGGTCGCCGAAGTGGTAGTAGTTCCCGTAGCCCCAGCGCGCGAGTTTGCCGTCGTTGGTATCGACGTTCTTCAGGTTACTGTTGAGGTCGGTGCCGGACGCGCCGAACTTCCCGCATTTGCCGAGGTATCGGGGGACGACCTCGTCGCCGTCGAGGGTGTACATCATGTAGACGAGGCCCTCGTAGCGGCCCTCGCGTCGGTCGTAGTCGGCGACGACGCGGCCGCCGGCCTCGCGGAGTCGCCGCTCCATGCGCTCGCCGCGGCAGAGTGTCCGCCGGCCGGAACGGCCGTACGCGATGGTCTCGACGGTCCCGTCGGCGTCGGTCTCGAAAAGTGAAATCGGGTCCGCGGCGCCGACGAACCGGTCGACGAAGCGGTCCCAGAGCGCGCGTTTCGTCTCGGTCACGCGACGACCGAACTCAGATCATGTCTTCGGCCTTGAGGCCGGCGATGATGTCGTCGACGAGGCTCTCGGGGTCCTCGTACGGGAAGTCCTGGTGCTTGCCGAGCTTGGCGGCCAGCTCCATCGCCGTGATGGTCACGTCGTCGGCCTTGAACTTCGTGCCCGGACCGTTCGGGAGCGCGGGGACGAGAGACATCTGGTTCTTCACGGGGAAGTCGG contains the following coding sequences:
- a CDS encoding S9 family peptidase encodes the protein MRTYDIERYLNIRSAYGASFSADGERLSFLMDTTGVPQVWTVDSPGAWPEQRTFYEERVTFASWSPERPELAFGMDKGGNERAQLFRLEPDTGVIENLTEHPDAKHRWGGWSHDGERFAFTSNRRDNAVFDVYVQARDGSGTDAELVHEGDGWLTVGGFSPDDSKLIVQEAYSNFDQDVSVLDLATGELTHLTPHQGTVRFQSPEWGPDGENVYMVTDRGSDTLELVRYELASGEFTTVETGGDHELEGISIDHDSRRLVYSRNVEGYTELTFGELTAPDRIDALPQPDLPNGVAGGVSFSPDGERAAVTVTASADTANVYVVELATGDAERWTLAATAGIPRDTFVPPELVRYPTFDGRDIPAFFTLPEESPEGETPVIVDIHGGPESQRRPSFSSVKQYFLSRGYAYFEPNVRGSAGYGKAYGHLDDVENRMDSVADIEAAVEWLHDHPAVDPDEIVAMGGSYGGFMVLAAMTEYPDLWAAGVDIVGIANFVTFLENTGDWRRELREAEYGSLEDDREFLESISPINNVEKIRAPLFVLHGENDPRVPVSEAHQLVEEAREHAHVRELIFDDEGHGFSKLENRIEAYSQIADFLDEYVRSAPAADD
- a CDS encoding MTH865 family protein is translated as MSDTESQLREQFMDAFANADFPVKNQMSLVPALPNGPGTKFKADDVTITAMELAAKLGKHQDFPYEDPESLVDDIIAGLKAEDMI